The sequence GAATGCGAAATCTAGCGCGTCTTTTTTCAGTTTTAGCCATAGGTCTTTTACCTCTAAATAAAAATAGGTTTTAACAAAATAAGAAGGGAACATATCCCATGATTCTGGGAAGCTGTCACCCCTAAATGCTTAAAAATAATGAAATTTTACTAGAGAAATTAGGCCCCCAGGTGAGGGACCTTTTTATGGATCAAAAACAACCCTAGAAATTGAGGGTCATCGTAAGCATATATACCCGATTTTCCTTAGCTTTTGACGATGTTCCCACCTCTTCGCCATAGGTGGCTAAATCGAGCTTAAAATACGACAGTTGCCCGGTAAAACCCGCCGTCCAATACCCTTGGTTCAGACCCGCGCGCCACCCGCCACGCCACCAGGAGGCCATTTTCCATAAAAATTCGGCCCCCACATGGATTCCTTTTTTCGGGGTCCAATTGGGATGCCCGACATTTCTGACATCGACCGCCATGCGGCTTGTCCAGACCCACCACTCCGGTAACGCAAAGGCTGTCCCGAAATCAAAACGACGCCGTAACTTTTCCGGATCTCCCGTTTTACTTTTATCGTACAATCCCATGTTGGTGACAGGGCCCATGTCTAAAACGTTTTGTACGACCACACCAAAAGTGGGTTGAAGAACGCTCAATATCCCGTCCTCGTATTCCGGCATGTACCACATCCATCCCAAATCCGCATCAACAAACAAGCCCTCGTTGCTATTTTCGGCTTCGAGCACTTTGTCGTTTTGAATGGCTGCAATCGAAATAATTTTGTCGAGATGAGCGCGATAAATCGCTTTGGCAGTCACACCGATATCCATTCGTCCGTACTCCACGTGGGGAATATTCCAAGCGCGCGCGAAAGCCAATGTGCTATCTTGATAGGCCACTAAATTGAGTGCCGGCCCCACCGCCTGATTTAATTCCACATCGACCGAGACATCCGCTGGAACAAAAGCGATGGACCATTTAGGACGTGCCCATGTCCAGCCGAGCGACGGACCTCTCAAATTATAATGGTTCCCGTAGTTGGCTTCGATAACGTTGGCAATGGCGTTAGCGTCGCTTCCGGCATTATCAATATCTTTAGCAAGCTTCTGGATATCAGGATTAACTCCTAAGCGAAGATAAAAATCCATTTCGCCTTTTTTAACTTGTGGCAGACCTGCGGGATTAAAAAACATAGCGTAGGCATCGTCGGCCATAGCGACGTGCGCGTTCCCCATCCCCTGAGCACGAGTGGTTACAAACTGATTGTGCACAGGATACATCACAGCTTCACCGGCAAAAGCGGTTCGAACAATGAAGTACATCATCGCAATAATAATAAAACCATAACGAATCATTCAGACCATCCCCTAGAATTTGGCGCGTCCATATTTTGATAAGACAGCGAGCTCACTATATATTTCCCTAAACATCTATGATTATAATAAAAGAATGTGGAGACAACTTGTAATTCTAGGACTATGCCTTTGTTCCAGTTTTGAAATGGCACTTGCCAAGCCGCCAACGACCAAAACCTATGTGGTCCCCTCACCTAAAGACGACGACAAACAGACTCCGTCTTACGATATAAAAGACGAAACTTCCTTAAACACGACAAATCTCGAACTCTCACCCAAAGATGCACCTCCACCCCATCCGTTTGCCTATCATCTCCCTCTTCGCCCCAGCGTCACCTTGTTATTAAGCCGCCACTACGGCTTTAAAGAGGAAGTCTCTGATGGTTGGCTCGGTGTTCACGTCGCCCCTTGGGTTCGACCCACGAGTCGAATTCAAATTGGAATTGACGCCAACAAGACCAAGGGCTTGCTACAAGTCGCTTACCACTATTTGCCGACACGAGATTACTCTCGTTTTTACGGAGGAGCTGGGGTGAGTATTTTAGTCGACCCTAAGGACGAGCTTCGACCACTTTTAAAAACAAAAAATTATTTTGCCTTTGGTGTGATCGGTTATGAACTTCAAGTGGCCGATCTCCATAGTCTTCGAGCAGAGTTCAGCTATCATTTAGGATTCGAAGATTCTCTGATCAAAGCAAGCGTAGGTTATACTTTTCTTTTATAGATGTGACCCACTGCTGAACTGACACCTTGAGATTTTCGAGTGTTGTTTCGTTGTTGATAACATCGTCAGCCCGCGAACGTTTGGTATCTATTGGAATTTGTGACTGGAGGCGGGCATGGGCTTGTTTCTCGGAGAGTGAATTCCGCTTCATCAATCGCTGAATCTGAACCAAGTCGCTCGCATACACGACCACGATCCGATCAAATTCCTTTTCCAATTTTTTCTCGAAGAGAAGAGGGATTTCATAAACAGCAATTTCGGTCCCCGCCTGTTTCATTTGCACTCGAAGGTCGGCCACATGGCGCTTTACAAAAGGGTGAATAATTCCTTCGAGAACTTCTCGCTGCTTTGGATTCTTAAAAACGATTTCCCCTAAAGCTTGTCGATCAATGGTGCGACCATCGCTCGACAAGATCCCTGGACCAAAGGTCTGGAGAATCATTTGGTAGGTGGAGGTTTTCGGGTCGAGGGCGAGATGTGCGATCTGATCGGCTTGTATCACCGGGATGCCAGCCTCTTGCAAAAGTTGACCGACTGTTGATTTTCCTGTCGCAATTCCGCCTGTTAATCCAATCCAAAGCATAAAATCCTTTTTGACAAAGACTAATGGCCAGGTCCAGGACTGTCGAGGAAATTCATAAAAACGACCGCAAACCTTAGAAAAATCTAAAAAATCAACGCACTTTGACCGATAGGGAAATTGAAACGTAAGTCAGCAAAGGGATTCAAGTTGGCAGAACAGCAGTTTGAAAAATTTGGTCATTACATTCTTTTAGAAAAACTCGCCTCGGGCGGGATGGCCGAAATTCATTTAGCAAAAAAAATTGCCGCCGAAGGTGTTCAAAAGTTCGTTGCAGTGAAGCGCATTCTCGCTGAGCACTCCACCTCTGCCGATTTCATTCGCATGTTCAAAGACGAAGCGAATATCGTGGTGAACCTAAAGCACGGAAATGTGGTTTCGATCTTCGACTACGGAATCGAAAATAAACAACCGTACTTGGTCATGGAACACATCGAAGGCAAAAACCTTCGCCAGATTCTCAATAAATTAAAATCTCTCAATAAGCGATTTTCACTGAGCCACGTGGTTTATATTTCGAAAATGATCGCGGCGGGTCTTGATCACGCACACCGCTGTATCGACGCGACCACCGGCCAATCCCTTAACATCATTCACCGAGATATGAGCCCGCAAAATACAATGATCAGCTACGAGGGCGAAATCAAGCTGATCGATTTTGGTATCGCTAAAGCGACAAGTCAGTCGGAAAACACCCGTGTCGGCCAACTCAAAGGAAAATTCGGCTATATGAGTCCTGAGCAGGTGGATGGACTCGACGTCGATTCGCGCACAGATATTTTTGCGTTAGGGATTATGATCTGGGAAATGTTAAGCGAACAGCGCCTGTTCCTTACAAATAACGAGATGTCGACACTTCGTAAAGTTCGCGAGTGTAAAATTCCAAGCCTCCGCGAAATGGATCCCAATATTCCGGTTGAATTAGAAAAAATAGTTTATAAAGCTTTGTCTCGCAACAAAAGCCAACGTTATCAAACAGCAGCAGAACTTCAGAAGGACCTTCAGAGCTTTTTAAATCGCTACAACCCTGATTTTTCGAGCCAAGACTTTGCGGAGTTTATAAAGGATGCCTACTCCGAGGAAATTTTAGAGGCCCGTAAAAAGCAAGTCGTCTACTCTAAGATAGATAATATTATTCTCGAGAACAAAAATAAACTGACTGATGCTTTTACGCAATCATTCACCTACTCTTACAACGAGGCCGACAAAGTGAGCTTTGTCGATCTCTCTTTAAAGAAGGCGGATGATGAAAAATCTTTATCGATGAACGTGACGAATCCCATGGTTCGCGTACCGGCGCCCTCGCGCACGATTCGCAACGACGGTCATACAAAAAGTACAAATACACAGGTTCGACACACAACGATGCAACGGGAATCGAATTCGTCTCCAATTTTTTCGGTGATCGGTTTTTTAGCCATTGCACTCGCTATAGTGGTGGGGGGCTTTGCTCTTCTTAATGAGACGAAGCCACAAATGGTTGCAGGTCAGTGTTTGACTTTAAAAACCATGGGATTACCTCTCTCTTGCTTCGAGGAGTCTCAGACTCGTTTGAGTTCAACCACTCCTAAATTAAAGATTACTAGTGACCCGGATGGGGCTTGGATTTTTATCGATGGAAAATCCACCGGTCAACGGACCCCGGCAGATGTTGAAGTGGGTGCTAAAAACTTCGTCCTCGCGGTGACGATGCCGGGTTACAAAGCCATCAGCCAACGCTATGACTCGTTCCCGGTGAACAACAATGTTCACTTTAAATTAGCGTCCACGCCCACAGGTTGGGTCGTCGTTCGCGTGGTCCTTGGGGAAGTTTTCTACAATGGCCAGAAAATTCAGAATAACTCCCGCGTCCCGCTAGAGGCGGACAAACCGGCCGTCTTTAAAGCGGTCAACCCCCTCACGAACGCCAAAGAAGAAAAAGTCATCACCGTCAAAGCCAACGAAAACAAAGAAGTCGTCTTCTCCCCCCGCTAATCGTCCGGAAGGTACGCCGATACTTTTTGAGAACCTGCGCGTTAAACTGACGCGCAGGTTCTCAAAAAGTATCGGCGTACCTTCCGGACGATTTGTGATAGTTTTGGAGGATGGAAACTTTATTTTCTTTAAAGAATAATTCGCCCTTTTCTGCAATCCCCTTCGACAAAATTCAGCTCCAAGATTTTTCCGAATGGATAAAAACGGGGATCGCAGAAGTTCAAAAACGCATGGACGCCATCGCCTCGAATCCTGAAAAGCCGACGTTTAAAAATACGATCGAAGCGATGGAGTTTTCTGGGCTCGAGCTCGATCGCGCCACCACCTGCTTCTTTAATCTTTTGCACGCTTGCAGCGATCCCGCCCTCGATGCCCAGTCCAACGAGATTTCGGCGCGCTTGGCCGAACACGGAAATAATATTTTGCTCAATGATAAGATCTTCGCGCGAGTGAAAGCTGTTCATGACGCCAATGAGGAGCTCACCGTCGAGCAGCGCTCTCTCCTCGACAAGTACTACCAGGATTTTACTCGGAACGGCGCCCTTCTTTCAACAGAAGACAAAGCTCGGCTCCGGGAACTCGATAAAGAGTTAGCCCAAATGACGCCGCAATTTGGCCAGAATGTTCTTAAGGCCACCAACGCTTTTAAACTCATAATTACCGACGAAAAAGATTTAGCCGGTCTCCCCGATTCCGCCAAGCAGGCGGCGAAAGAAACTGCGGAAGAGGCCGGGCAGAAGAATGCGTGGATTTTTAGTCTCCAAGCTCCAAGCTATGTTCCGTTCATGACTTACTGCGATCGCCGTGAGTTGCGACAGCAGATGTGGATCGCTTACAACCAGCGTTCATATTTGCCGGGAGAAAACTCAAATCGTGAACTGTGTGAACGTATTGTCCTGCAGCGGGCCCGCCGCGCCGAACTTTTAGGTTTTGGCTCGCATGCCGACTTTGTCCTTAGCCGTCGTATGGCGAAGTCTCCACAGGCCGTCACGCAATTCCTCAAAGACTTAGTCAACCCCTCCATGGCCGCCGCTCGCAAAGAGATGGAAACTCTCAAAGATTTCCATAAAAAAATGGGTGGCGATGGAAATATCATGCCTTGGGATTTTGCTTATCTTTCCGAGAAACTTAAAACTTCGCTCTATGATTTTAATGAGGAGGACTTGCGTCCGTACTTTTCGTTAGAGGCGACCATTCACGGAATTTTCACTCACGCAAAAAAGCTTTTCAATTTGGATTTTAAAGCTCTAACGAACCTTCCCGTCTATCATCCGGATGTGACGGTTTACGAAGTCAGCGATCAAAATGGATTTGTCGGCCTCCTTTACTTTGATGTTTTCCCTCGCGCCAATAAACGTGGTGGGGCTTGGATGACGACATTTTTAGATCAAGGCTCTGACGGAAAACAAAAGTATCGCCCTCACGTCAGTATTGTTTGTAACTTCACAAAGCCGACGAAAGACGCTCCATCGCTTTTAACTCTCAACGAAGTTCAGACGCTGTTTCATGAATTCGGTCACGCGCTACACGCCTTACTTTCCGACGGGCACTATCCATCAATTTCTGGCACCAATGTCCTCTGGGATTTTGTCGAGTTGCCGTCGCAAATCATGGAGAACTGGGCGCTGGAGAAAGAAACGTTAGATTCTTTTGCCAAGCACTACAAAACCGGCGAGCTGCTCCCCTCCGATCTCTACGAAAAAATGAAAGCAAGTCGCAACTTTAATGCCGGCACCGGAAGTCTTCGCCAAGTGGGATTTAGTCTCGTTGATCTTGCATGGCACTCCACTCCCTCAGGACAAGTGCCGAAGGTGGATGTCATCGAGGACGAAATTCTAAAACCGATGAGTTTACTCCCGCGGATTCCAGACACGAACTTCTCAGTCACGTTTTCCCACATTTTTGCCGGAGGATATTCAGCAGGCTACTATAGCTACAAATGGGCAGAGGTCCTCGACGCCGACGCCTTCGAGTATTTTAAGGAAAAGGGAATCTACAGCAAAGAAGTGGCCGACCTGTTTAAAAAACATATTTTGAGCCAAGGCGGAAAAGAAGATCCAGCGGTCCTCTACAAACGCTTCCGCGGCCGAGAACCCGATCCCAAATCCCTCCTCCGAAGATCCGGCCTCCTCTAAAAAGTCCGAAAGAATCCGAAAGGTACGCCGATACTTTTTGAGAACCTCCGCGTTAAACTGACGCGGAGGTTCTCAAAAAGTATCGGCGCACCTTTCGGACTTTGCCATTTTCGTGGAGGGCTTATATGATTTGCAGGATGTCGAAACAGATTAAAAATGTGGCAATTATTTACCGCGATCAAACTCCAAGAGCGCTTTTTGTCGCGAAGAATCTTTGTGAGTGGTTACAGAATAAAAACATTACGGTTTATTTTCAACCCGGCAAAGGTGGCGAGACGAAATGCCAAGAATTGGCCTCGAAAGACACCATCAAACAATTAGATTTGATCGTTGTCCTCGGCGGCGATGGAACCTATCTCGAGGCGGTTCGTTTTATCGGTGATCACCAGGCTCCTGTGCTCGGCGTGAATATGGGATCTCTCGGCTTCCTCACCGAAAATCGAGTGGACGAACTGTACGAAGTGATGGAAATGGCACTCACCAACCAACTTCAAGCCCAACCCATCAGTTTATTAAAAATGATTTTATGTAAAGGCAAAGAACAGTGCCAAGAATTCCTCGCCCTCAACGATGCGGTGATCGAACGCGGACAGAACACTCATTTATTAAATGTTGGAATTTACTGCGATGGCGTCTTAGTCGCTGAAACTAAGGCCGACGGAATGATCATCGCCAGCTCCACCGGATCCACTGCTTACAATCTCGCCGCCGGCGGACCCATTGTGCATCCGGATGTTCACGCCGTAGTGATCACTCCCATTTGTCCCCACAGTTTGACCACACGACCGATGCTTCTTCCTGATGACCGAGTGATTTCGGTTCGCGTTCTGGGTGAGGGAAATTCGGGCCGAGTTTCGATTGACGGACAATGGCGGTCTGATATCGACGACAGCTACGAAATTCAGATCCAAAGACACACTCTGCAACATTACGCTCTTCGCCGCAGCCACCATAACTTCTTCTCCATCCTGCGTGAAAAGCTTCGCTTTGGAGAGCGCAACTAAACTCAACGAGCCTTTGGGGGGTTACCTTATGCTCATGGAACTTAAAGTTAAAGACTTTGCGATCATTGACCAGATTCATCTTCAATTTGGCAAAGGTCTTAATATTATCTCTGGAGAAACAGGCGCTGGTAAATCCATTCTGGTCCGCTCGCTCGGTCTTTTGATGGGCGGAAAATCCAACGCGGAAGATATTCGCCAGCAGTCCGAAGCCGCCATCGTCGAAGGTTTATTTGATCTCACCGATCGCGAGGATATCAAAGGCGCGCTGGAACAGTTTGGCATTAGTAACGACGATGATGAACTGATTGTTCGACGGATTTTTACTCGAGATGGAAAAAATAAAGTTTATCTTAATGGCCACTTGAGTTCTCTGGCGGATTTGAAAAATATCGTGGCTCCGATGGTCGAGGTCACCGGCCGGACGGCTCCCCTGATCGAAGTTACAAGTCAGAGTGAAAATAAAAATTTAATGTCTTCGGCCTACCATCTGGATCTTCTCGACCAATATTGCGACTGCTTACCTCTACGAAAAAAAGTCACGGAACTTTTCGGTCGCTATCAAGAAATCGAAGATACAATGACCGAACTTAAAAACTCGGCGCCGACGCGGAGCCAGCGAATTGATTTTATCAA comes from Bdellovibrionales bacterium and encodes:
- a CDS encoding DUF3187 family protein, which translates into the protein MALAKPPTTKTYVVPSPKDDDKQTPSYDIKDETSLNTTNLELSPKDAPPPHPFAYHLPLRPSVTLLLSRHYGFKEEVSDGWLGVHVAPWVRPTSRIQIGIDANKTKGLLQVAYHYLPTRDYSRFYGGAGVSILVDPKDELRPLLKTKNYFAFGVIGYELQVADLHSLRAEFSYHLGFEDSLIKASVGYTFLL
- a CDS encoding M3 family metallopeptidase — encoded protein: METLFSLKNNSPFSAIPFDKIQLQDFSEWIKTGIAEVQKRMDAIASNPEKPTFKNTIEAMEFSGLELDRATTCFFNLLHACSDPALDAQSNEISARLAEHGNNILLNDKIFARVKAVHDANEELTVEQRSLLDKYYQDFTRNGALLSTEDKARLRELDKELAQMTPQFGQNVLKATNAFKLIITDEKDLAGLPDSAKQAAKETAEEAGQKNAWIFSLQAPSYVPFMTYCDRRELRQQMWIAYNQRSYLPGENSNRELCERIVLQRARRAELLGFGSHADFVLSRRMAKSPQAVTQFLKDLVNPSMAAARKEMETLKDFHKKMGGDGNIMPWDFAYLSEKLKTSLYDFNEEDLRPYFSLEATIHGIFTHAKKLFNLDFKALTNLPVYHPDVTVYEVSDQNGFVGLLYFDVFPRANKRGGAWMTTFLDQGSDGKQKYRPHVSIVCNFTKPTKDAPSLLTLNEVQTLFHEFGHALHALLSDGHYPSISGTNVLWDFVELPSQIMENWALEKETLDSFAKHYKTGELLPSDLYEKMKASRNFNAGTGSLRQVGFSLVDLAWHSTPSGQVPKVDVIEDEILKPMSLLPRIPDTNFSVTFSHIFAGGYSAGYYSYKWAEVLDADAFEYFKEKGIYSKEVADLFKKHILSQGGKEDPAVLYKRFRGREPDPKSLLRRSGLL
- a CDS encoding protein kinase gives rise to the protein MKRKSAKGFKLAEQQFEKFGHYILLEKLASGGMAEIHLAKKIAAEGVQKFVAVKRILAEHSTSADFIRMFKDEANIVVNLKHGNVVSIFDYGIENKQPYLVMEHIEGKNLRQILNKLKSLNKRFSLSHVVYISKMIAAGLDHAHRCIDATTGQSLNIIHRDMSPQNTMISYEGEIKLIDFGIAKATSQSENTRVGQLKGKFGYMSPEQVDGLDVDSRTDIFALGIMIWEMLSEQRLFLTNNEMSTLRKVRECKIPSLREMDPNIPVELEKIVYKALSRNKSQRYQTAAELQKDLQSFLNRYNPDFSSQDFAEFIKDAYSEEILEARKKQVVYSKIDNIILENKNKLTDAFTQSFTYSYNEADKVSFVDLSLKKADDEKSLSMNVTNPMVRVPAPSRTIRNDGHTKSTNTQVRHTTMQRESNSSPIFSVIGFLAIALAIVVGGFALLNETKPQMVAGQCLTLKTMGLPLSCFEESQTRLSSTTPKLKITSDPDGAWIFIDGKSTGQRTPADVEVGAKNFVLAVTMPGYKAISQRYDSFPVNNNVHFKLASTPTGWVVVRVVLGEVFYNGQKIQNNSRVPLEADKPAVFKAVNPLTNAKEEKVITVKANENKEVVFSPR
- a CDS encoding NAD(+)/NADH kinase, whose protein sequence is MICRMSKQIKNVAIIYRDQTPRALFVAKNLCEWLQNKNITVYFQPGKGGETKCQELASKDTIKQLDLIVVLGGDGTYLEAVRFIGDHQAPVLGVNMGSLGFLTENRVDELYEVMEMALTNQLQAQPISLLKMILCKGKEQCQEFLALNDAVIERGQNTHLLNVGIYCDGVLVAETKADGMIIASSTGSTAYNLAAGGPIVHPDVHAVVITPICPHSLTTRPMLLPDDRVISVRVLGEGNSGRVSIDGQWRSDIDDSYEIQIQRHTLQHYALRRSHHNFFSILREKLRFGERN
- the coaE gene encoding dephospho-CoA kinase (Dephospho-CoA kinase (CoaE) performs the final step in coenzyme A biosynthesis.), producing the protein MLWIGLTGGIATGKSTVGQLLQEAGIPVIQADQIAHLALDPKTSTYQMILQTFGPGILSSDGRTIDRQALGEIVFKNPKQREVLEGIIHPFVKRHVADLRVQMKQAGTEIAVYEIPLLFEKKLEKEFDRIVVVYASDLVQIQRLMKRNSLSEKQAHARLQSQIPIDTKRSRADDVINNETTLENLKVSVQQWVTSIKEKYNLRLL